CGAAAAACACGATGTTGGGCAATCTGGAAACCGACGTCTCGACCTCCCTCGCCATCCTCGACCGTTTGCCCGCCGATGAGCGTGTGAACTGGCTGCAGCGTCTGGAGCGCACCAACTACAGCTATCTGCTGAATGAAGGCTCGCCGGGCACGCCGATGGCAGCCAGCGATGTACCGATTGCAGTGACCTCGATTCAAGACGCCATCGGCCATGATTACCCGCTGACTTTTACCGACATCCCAGGCCCGAAGAAACACTTCCAGGCTCACCTGAAATTGAAGGACGGCAGCCCCGTCACCCTTGATGTGCGGCCTAAGATGGTGCCGTTGTCGCCGTGGTTGCCAGCGGTATTGCTGGGACAACTGGTGCTGATGATTGCCTGCACCTGGCTGGCCGTGAGAATCGCGATCCGCCCGCTCACCCGCCTCGCCCAAGCGGTGGAAACTCTCGACCCCAACACCCACGCCGTGCACCTGGACGAAAAAGGCCCGAGCGAAGTCATCTACGCCGCCCGGGCCTTCAATGCGATGCAGGCGCGCATTGCGGCGTATCTCAAGGAGCGCATGCAACTGTTGGCGGCAATTTCCCACGACCTGCAAACTCCAATCACGCGCATGAAACTGCGCGCCGAATTCATGGATGACTCCAGCGAGAAAGACAAACTGTGGAACGACCTCGGCGAGATGGAACACCTGGTGCGCGAAGGCGTGGCCTATGCCCGCAGCATCCATGGTGCCACCGAGGAAAGTCGTCGTACTGATCTGGATTCATTCCTCGATAGCCTGGTGTTCGACTATCAGGATATGGGTAAAGACGTGCAGCTCGACGGCAAAAGCGCAACCGTGATTAACACCCGGCCGCATGCCTTGCGACGGGTGCTGGTGAACCTGATAGACAACGCGCTGAAATTCGCCGGCGCGGCAGAGCTGTGGGTGGAAACGAAGGCTGATGGCAGCTTGTCGGTGAAGGTGATGGACCATGGGCCGGGGATTGCCGAAGAGGAATTGGCGCAAGTGATGGAGCCGTTCTACCGCGTGGAGAATTCGCGTAATCGCAGTACGGGAGGGACCGGTTTGGGGTTGGCAATTGCGCAACAATTGGCGCTGGCGATTGGCGGGTCGTTGAGATTAAGCAATCGCGAGGGCGGTGGGTTATGTGCGGAGCTCAAGTTGCCGGCGACTCAATAACACTCAATATCCCACAGGAGTCGTGGGTGTTTGAGGGACCTGCGCTCAGTCAGGCAGCCATGCCACCACAAACCGGCAACACCATAAATCCATTGTGGGAGCGGGCTTGCCCGCGATGAGGCCAGCACTTCCAGCATCCATGTTGGCTGACACTCCGCCATCGCGGGCAAGCCCGCTCCCACAGGGGTCGTGGGTGTTTGGGAGGTTGCACTCGATCAGGTAGCCATATCCACCAGAAACCGGCAACACCATAAATCCATTGTGGGAGCGGGCTTGCCCGCGATGAGGCCAGCGCTTCCAGCATCCATGTTGACTGACACTCTGCCATCGCGGGCAAGCCCGCTCCCACAGGGGTCGTGGGTGTTTGGGAGGTTGCGCTCGATCAGGTAGCCATATCCACCAGAAACCGGCAACACCATAAATCCATTGTGGGAGCGGGCTTGCCCGCGATGAGGCCAGCACATCCAGCATCCATGTTGGCTGACACTCCGCCATCGCGGGCAAGCCCGCTCCCACAGGGGTCGTGGGTGTTTGGGAGGTTGCGCTCGATCAGGTAGCCATATCCACCAGAAACCGGCAACACCATAAATCCATTGTGGGAGCGGGCTTGCCCGCGATGAGGCCAGCACATCCAGCATCCATGTTGGCTGACACTCCGCCATCGCGGGCAAGCCCGCTCCCACAGGGGTCGTGGGTGTTTGGGAGGTTGCGCTCGATCAGGTAGCCATATCCACCACAAACCAGCAATACCATAAATCCATTGTGGGAGCGGGCTTGCCCGCGATGAGGCCAGCACATCCAGCATCCATGTTGGCTGACACTCCGCCATCGCGGGCAAGCCCGCTCCCACAGGGGGCGTGGGTGTTTGGGAGGTTGCGCTCGATCAGGTAGCCATATCCACCAGAAACCGGCAACACCATAAATCCATTGTGGGAGCGGGCTTGCCCGCGATGAGGCCAGCACATCCAGCATCCATGTTGGCTGACACTCCGCCATCGCGGGCAAGCCCGCTCCCACAGGGGTCGTGGGTGTTTGGGAGGTTGCGCTCGATCAGGTAGCCATATCCACCAGAAACCGGCAACACCATAAATCCATTGTGGGAGCGGGCTTGCCCGCGATGAGGCCAGCACTTCCAGCATCCATGTTGGCTGACACTCCGCCATCGCGGGCAAGCCCGCTCCCACAGGGGTCGTGGGTGTTTGGGAGGTTGCGCTCGATCAGGTAGCCATATCCACCAGAAACCGGCAACACCATAAATCCATTGTGGGAGCGGGCTTGCCCGCGATGAGGCCAGCACATCCAGCATCCATGTTGGCTGACACTCCGCCATCGCAGACAAGTCGGATCGCCGCACCGCTCGCTCCTACAATTGATGCGTGCCGATCACCCCTTCCCCGTGCATCTGCCGCAACAACACCAATCCGCTGTCGATAAACTCCAGCGCCCCCACCATTCCAGCCTCCGCTGCCGACCCTTCCAGCTGCGCTCGGCCAGTGAGCTGAGGAAACGCTTCGATCCGCTGCAACAACCGCCACGCCAACGGGCTTAGTTCGCAGAAGCGCACACTCCAGTCCTCGGCCCGACGAACCAACAGCAACGTCGGCTGAACGGGCGGCGAGTCCGGCCGATAATCCGGCCCCAGCAACTGCACCGGCCAGCCATACGCCAACGGCCAGGCCAGCGGCGAAACCTGCAACGGTTGATCCAGCAGCAATGCGGCATCGCTGGCCGGCAACGGCTCCGCGTCGGATTGTTGCAACGCCATCTCGACCCATTCGTAATGCGCCAGCTCGACCATGAATGGCGGCCACGTTCCATCGCTCAACGCCAACGGCTCAGAGGCGAGGAACTCGACAAATTCCTGGGCGATCTCGCCGAATTTCGGCGTTTGAGCGCGGTAGTCCCGCAGGAAGATCCGCACCAGAGAACGCCACTCACCGTCACCCAATATCTTCACCAGCACCGGAAAAGTCCCGCTGAGCAACGACGACAGATTCGAAAACACCAGATCTCGATAAACCTGCGCCCGTGCCACGTCCATCCCGGCGGGCGGCGCGTTGTGGTCGGGGTCACGCAGGTAGCGAGTCAATGTGTCTTGCTGTTGATACAAACTCGGCTTATCCACGGTTCTCACCTTGCAGGCGGCGAATGGTCTGCAATTCACTCACCAATTCAGAGAACACCGGAAAGTTGAAATCCCGTTCCAGCAGCGTCGGTTGCACACCAAACCGCCCATACGCCTCGGCCAACAACGACCACACCACCGGTTTGACCGAGGCGCCATGGGTGTCGATCTTCAGCGTGTCGGATTCATCGAAGTGTCCCGCCACATGCATGGCAACCACCCTCCCCGCGTCGATGCCGGCCAGAAACGTCTGCGGATCGAAGCCGTGATTGATCGAGTTGACGTAGACATTGTTGACGTCCAGCAACAGGTCGCAATCGGCTTCTTGAAGCACCGCGTTGGTGAACGTCAGTTCGTCCATGTCCTGCTGCGGCGCGGCGTAGTAGGAGACGTTTTCCACCACCAGGCGTCGACCGAGAATGTCCTGTGCCTGCCAAATTCGAGCGGCAACGTGATGCACCGCTTCTTCGGTAAACGGCAACGGCAGCAAATCGTAAAGATGCCCGTCATCGCTGCAGTAGCTCAGGTGTTCGCTGTACAGCGGCACTTTGTAGTGATCGAGAAAAACCCGCACTTCCTGCAGGAACCCGACGTCCAGCGGCGCCGGCCCGCCCAAAGACAAGGACAAGCCGTGACAAGACAACGGATAGCGCTCGGCCAGGGCGCGAAACGCCGCGCCGTGAGCGCCGCCGATGCCAATCCAGTTTTCCGGCGCGACTTCCAGGAAGTCGAAAGCGCCCACCGGGGCCGCTTGAAGATCCTTCATTAAACCGCGGCGCAAGCCTAGCCCGACGGTCGCCTTCGCTGATGTGAGGGGAGTCTGCATGGTGTCGATCTCATCCTGGATTCCGGTCTCCAGCGTCTGAAAACTCAGTGCCGGCCGGCAGGCCCAGTCAAGCGCCGTGGTGTGTCGGGTCTGTGTTCACCAACCCCGCTCCTCTCAGGCCACTGTATCGGACAGGCAGTCAGATACAGTGGGATACACGAACTAGACTTGTTGATTACCCCCATAAGGGAGCCAGGACGCGGTTATCGTCCTGTTCATTCCCACGATCACCGCCCAAAGGTGCATGCCTCGACAAACAATGCCTCTGGACCGTGATCCTGCTGAAGGAGCACACATGATGGACGAGGCCAAACTCAATGATTTCATGGGCAAACTGGTAAACGACATGGGCGGCGCGGCGATGCTCGCCAACGTCATCCTCGGCGAAGAACTTGGCTTGTACCGGGCCATGGCCGACAGCCAGCCAGTTACCCCCGAAGCACTCGCCGAGAAAACCGGCTGCAACACCCGTCTGCTGCGTGAATGGCTCAGCGCCCACGCCGCCTCCGGTTACATGGAACACCGCGACGGCCAGTTCCGCCTGCCCGAAGAGCAAGCTTTGGCGCTGGCGATCGAAGATTCACCGGTCTATGTGGCCGGCGGTATCGGCGTGGTCGCATCGTTTTTCCATGACAAAGACAAACTGGTCAATGCCATGCGCGGCAACGGCGCCCTGCCCTGGGGCGATCACCATCCGTGCATGTTCAGCGGCACCGAGCGATTCTTCCGCCCAGGTTACAAGGCGCATCTGGTCAGCGAATGGCTGCCGGCCCTCGAGGGGGTAGTCGCCAAACTGGAAGCCGGCGCGAAAGTGGCGGACATCGGCTGCGGCCATGGCGCCTCGACCGTGATCATGGCCCAGGCGTTTCCGAATTCGCGGTTCGTCGGTTTCGATTACCACGCGCCTTCGGTCACCGTCGCCACCCAGCGCGCCGAAGAAGGTGGTGTGGAAGGCCGGGCGCGGTTCTTCCAGGGCACCGCCAAGAGCTATCCGGGCGACGACTATGACTTGGTCTGCTATTTCGACTGCCTGCACGATATGGGTGACCCGGTCGGCGCCGCAAAACATGCCTATGAATCGCTCAAGCCCGACGGCTCGGTGCTGCTGGTAGAGCCCTTCGCCAACGACACGCTCGATGCCAACACCACCCCGGTGGGACGACTGTTCTACGCCGCCTCGACCTTTATCTGCACACCCAACTCATTGTCCCAGGAAGTCGGCCTCGGGCTCGGTGCCCAAGCGGGTGAGGCACGGTTGCGCAAGGTTTTTACCGAGGCCGGATTCACCCAGTTCCGGCGGGCCACGGAAACGCCGTTTAACCTGATACTGGAGGCGCGTAAGTAAGGAGTGATCCCGCCAACCCATTCCTGTGGGAGCGGGCTTGCCCGCGAAGGGGCCGGTACAGTCAACATGGATGTCGCCTGACACACCGCCATCGCGGGCAAGCCCGCTCCCACACTTATTGCGTGGAGAGGCGCTCGCCAAGATTTTCAGCCTTGAGAATATCGAACAACGCTTGCGCCGCCGCCGACAGTTCATGTCCCGTCGTCAGCACCCCGATCGCCCGCTCCACCACCGGATCGCGCAGGGTAATGCAACGCGCGCCCAATTCGCGCATCTGCCCGGCACACAACGCCGGCACCGCGCTCACACCCAATCCGCTGGCCACCATCCGCCCGACTGTCGCCAATTGATGGCTTTCAAACTCCACCGGCAACTTCATGCCGCGTGCTTGCAAGTGCTCTTCGAGCATCACCCGCACCGTCGATGGTCGCTGCAAGGTAATGAACGGTTCCTTGAGCAAGGTCTGCCAATCAATGTCGTCCAGTTCCGCCAGCGGTGAATCGAGTGGCACCACCGCCACAAACCGGTCGATGTACAACGGGGTAAATTCCAGCGACGAACTCTGGGTCGGTTCGAACGCCACGCCCAACTCCACCTGACGGTCGCGGACCATTTCCAGCACTTGCTCGTTGATCACGTCGTTCACTGTGACGTTGACCTTGGGATAACGCGCGCGAAAGGTCTTGAGGATCGGCGGCAGCAAGTTGCCAGCAAACGACGGCATCGCCGCCAGGGTCACGCGGCCGCGCTGGAGGGTGAAGCGTTGGCGCAATTCATCCTCGGCATTGTCCCAGTCCGCGATCAACCGACGAGCCAGCGGCAGCAACGATTCGCCTTCGGCGGTCAGTGCGACGTTGCGGGTATTGCGCGTGAACAAGCGCCCGCCCAAGCCCTCCTCCAGCGCCTTGATGGTCAGGCTCAACGCCGACTGGGACAGGTGCAGCCGCTCGCACGCCACGGCAAAACTCAAACTCTGGGCCACGGCCAGGAATGCGCGGATCTGTTTGACGGTCATGACCACTGTCTCCAACGTAACTTCAATGTCTGCGCGCGTTCGGCGAACCACCGCCGCTCAATGTAGGAGCTGCCGAAGGCTGCGATCTTTTGATCTTGATCTCCGGCGCCCTTAAAGGTGCTGAAGATCAAAAAGATCGCAACCTTCGGCAGCTCCTATGCATTAGTGAGTTTTATCTATCAATAAACCTTAAAAATCAACTTAACAAATAAATCCTCCGGCGAGACACTCCCTCCTCATCCGGCTAGCCAGCCGCCCACAAAGAATAAAAGAGGTGCATATGGCAGGGTTCGACAAGCGCGTGTATTCCTACGAGGAAGCGATGGCAGGTCTTGAAGACGGCATGACCGTAATCTCCGGCGGCTTCGGCCTGTGCGGGATTCCGGAAAACCTCATCGCCGAGATCCAGCACCGCGGCACGCGTGATCTCACCGTGGTCTCCAACAATTGCGGCGTCGACGGTTTCGGCCTCGGTGTGCTGCTGGTAGACCGGCAGATCCGCAAGGTAGTGGCCTCCTACGTCGGCGAAAACGCGCTGTTCGAGAAGCAACTGCTAAGCGGTGAAATCGAAGTCGACCTGACCCCTCAAGGCACCCTCGCCGAGAAAATGCGCGCAGGCGGTGCCGGCATCCCGGCGTTCTTCACCGCCACTGGCGTCGGCACTCCGGTGGCCGACGGCAAGGAAGTCCGCGAATTCAAGGGCCGCCAGTACCTGATGGAAGAGTCCATCACCGGTGACTTCGCCATCGTCAAAGGCTGGAAAGCCGACCACTTCGGTAACGTGGTTTATCGCCACACCGCCCAGAACTTCAACCCACTGGCCGCCACCGCCGGCAAGATCACCGTGGTCGAAGTCGAAGAAATCGTCGAACCCGGCGAGCTGGACCCGTCGCAGATCCATACCCCTGGCATCTACGTCGACCGGGTCATTTGCGGCACGTTCGAAAAGCGCATCGAACAGCGCACCGTGCGTAAGTGATCCCCTGCCCCCGGACCGAATGAAGGAATAACAACAATGGCACTTTCCCGCGAACAAATGGCTCAGCGCGTCGCCCGCGAAATGCAAGACGGCTACTACGTGAACCTCGGCATCGGCATCCCGACCCTGGTCGCCAACTACATCCCTGAAGGCATGGAAGTCATGCTGCAATCGGAAAACGGCCTGCTCGGCATGGGCGCCTTTCCGACCGACGCCGAAGTCGACGCCGACATGATCAACGCCGGCAAACAAACCGTGACCGCACGTATCGGCGCGTCGATTTTCTCGTCCGCCGAATCGTTCGCGATGATTCGCGGCGGCCACATCGACCTGACCGTGCTGGGCGCGTTTGAAGTGGACGTCGAAGGCAACATCGCTTCCTGGATGATCCCCGGCAAACTGGTCAAGGGCATGGGTGGCGCGATGGACCTGGTGGCCGGTGCGGACAACATCATCGTCACCATGACCCACGCCTCCAAGGACGGCGAGTCGAAACTGCTGTCGCGTTGCAGCCTGCCGCTGACCGGCGCCGGTTGCATCAAACGCGTGCTGACCGACCTGGCCTACATGGAGATCCAGGACGGTGCGTTCATTCTCAAAGAGCGCGCGCCGGGCGTCAGCGTCGAGGAAATCGTCGCCAAGACCGCTGGTAAACTGATCGTGCCTGACCACGTCCCGGAAATGCAGTTCGCTGCCCAGTGAGGAATTTTTCCATGCAAGAAGTCGTGATTGTTGCCGCCACTCGTACTGCCATCGGCAGCTTCCAGGGCTCGCTGGCGAATGTGTCCGCGGTTGACCTCGGTGCTGCGGTGATCCGCCAGTTGCTGGCGCAGACCGGCCTGGACCCCGCGCAAGTCGATGAAGTGATCATGGGCCAGGTGCTGACCGCTGGTGCCGGACAAAACCCGGCGCGTCAGGCCGCGATCAAGGCCGGCCTGCCCTTCGTCGTGCCGGCCATGACCCTGAACAAGGTCTGCGGCTCGGGCCTGAAAGCGCTGCATCTGGCGGCTCAGGCGATTCGCTGCGGCGATGCCGAAGTGATCATCGCCGGCGGCCAGGAAAACATGAGCCTGTCCAATTACGTCATGCCGGGCGCCCGCACCGGTTTGCGCATGGGTCACGCGCAGATCGTCGACACGATGATCAGCGACGGTTTGTGGGATGCGTTCAACGATTACCACATGGGCATCACCGCTGAGAATCTGGCTGAGAAATACAGCCTGCCCCGTGAGCAACAGGACGCCTTTGCTGCCGCCTCGCAGCAGAAAGCCGTGGCCGCCATCGAAGCCGGGCGGTTTGCCGATGAGATCACGCCGATCCTGATCCCGCAGCGCAAGGGCGATCCGCTGTCCTTCGCCACCGATGAACAGCCTCGCGCCGGCACCACCGCCGACTCCCTGGGCAAACTGAAAGCGGCCTTCAAGAAGGACGGCTCGGTGACTGCTGGCAACGCCTCTTCGCTGAACGACGGCGCCGCTGCGGTGATCCTGATGAGTGCGCAGAAAGCCAAGGCGCTGGGGCTGCCAGTGCTGGCGAAAATCGCCGCTTATGCCAACGCGGGTGTCGACCCGGCGATCATGGGCATCGGCCCGGTGTCGGCCACTCGTCGTTGCCTGGACAAGGCCGGTTGGTCCATCGATCAACTGGACCTGATCGAAGCCAACGAAGCCTTCGCCGCGCAATCTTTGGCCGTGGCCAAGGATCTGGAATGGGATCTGAACAAGGTCAACGTCAACGGCGGCGCCATTGCCCTGGGCCATCCGATCGGTGCCTCGGGTTGCCGGGTGCTGGTGACCTTGCTGCATGAAATGATCAAGCGTGACGCCAAAAAAGGCCTGGCCACCCTGTGCATTGGTGGTGGTCAAGGTGTGGCGTTGGCCATCGAGCGGGCGTAATCCAACACCCTGTGGCGAGGGGGCTTGCCCCCGTTGGGTTGCGCAGCGGCCCCAAAATCTCGGTATTTTTCGCAGATTTTGTGAGTGCTACGCACTCAAACGGGGCGATGCGGCGTTCCGACAAGCCCCCTCGCCACAGTTGATCGGGGTTGATCACAAATTTTGTGATCGGCGCAGTTCCAATGTGGGAGCGAGCCTGCTCGCGAAGAGGCCCGACCAGACGCTCTCCCGAGTCAGGCCACAAACTGCAGAATCAACCAGCTGTTCGCCCCGCTGATCACCACAAACAACCCCCACGCCAACCCCCGTGTCGGCAGTCGATTCACAAACGGCCCCATGAGTTTTTGATCGTTGGTCATGCGAATCAACGGATACAACGCGAACGGCAGTTGCAGGCTGAGTACCACCTGGCTCAACACCAACAGTTTGCCGATCGCCCCGTCGCCTATCAGCCAGACACCGATGAACGCCGGGATCAACGCCAGCCCGCGAGTGATCAACCGCCGTTGCCAGCAAGGCAGCCTCAGGTTCAGGTAGCCTTCCATGATCACCTGGCCCGCAATGGTGCCGGTGAAGGTCGAGCTCTGTCCTGACGCCAGCAACGCCACGCCGAACAGCACACTGGCCAACGCTCCGCCTACCAACGGGTCGAGCAAGTGATAGGCATCCTGAATGTCCACCACGTCGGTATGCCCGGTTTTGTAGAAGGCCGCCGCGGCGAGAATCAGGATCGCCGCGTTCACCAGCAGCGCCAAGGCCAGAGAGCCGATGGTGTCGATGCGCGCCAGTTTCACCGCGTCTTGCTTGCTGGCCAGATCCTTGCCGATCATCCGGGTCTGCACGATCGAGGTGTGCAAATAGAGGTTATGCGGCATCACCGTGGCCCCGAGAATACCGATGGCCAGGTACAACGGCGCGGCATCACCAATAGCCGAAAGTGACGGTGTAAAACCACGGACGACGTCCGGCCAGTAAGGTTTGATCAGCAACAGCTCGACGAAGAAACACGCACCGATGGTGCCCACCAGCACCAGCATGATCGCCTCCAGCCGGCGAAAGCCACGGTTCTGCAGTGCCAATACCAGCAGCGTGTCGAACGCTGTCAGCGCGATGCCAAATGTCAGCGAACAGCCCAACAGCAAGTGGAACGCCAGCGCGCAGCCGAGTACTTCGGCGAGGTCGGTGGCGATGATCGAAATTTCCGCCAGCAACCATTGGGTCCGTGCGGTTCGCGTGCTGTAGCGTTCGCGGGACAGTTGCGCCAGGTCACGCCCGGTGGCAATGCCCAGACGCGAACACAAACACTGCACCACCATTCCCGCCAGGCTCGCCAGCAACACCACGAACAACAGGCTGTAGCCAAACCGCGAACCGGCCTCGATGGCCGTGGCCCAATTGCCCGGGTCCATATAGCCGATGGACACCAGCAAACCGGGGCCGGCAAAGCGCAGGACGCGTTTGAAGAAAGACGCACTCGGGTCAACGGCAACAGTGCCGGCCACTTCCGGTGGGCAAAACGG
The Pseudomonas lini DNA segment above includes these coding regions:
- a CDS encoding CoA transferase subunit B, which translates into the protein MALSREQMAQRVAREMQDGYYVNLGIGIPTLVANYIPEGMEVMLQSENGLLGMGAFPTDAEVDADMINAGKQTVTARIGASIFSSAESFAMIRGGHIDLTVLGAFEVDVEGNIASWMIPGKLVKGMGGAMDLVAGADNIIVTMTHASKDGESKLLSRCSLPLTGAGCIKRVLTDLAYMEIQDGAFILKERAPGVSVEEIVAKTAGKLIVPDHVPEMQFAAQ
- a CDS encoding class I SAM-dependent methyltransferase; this translates as MDEAKLNDFMGKLVNDMGGAAMLANVILGEELGLYRAMADSQPVTPEALAEKTGCNTRLLREWLSAHAASGYMEHRDGQFRLPEEQALALAIEDSPVYVAGGIGVVASFFHDKDKLVNAMRGNGALPWGDHHPCMFSGTERFFRPGYKAHLVSEWLPALEGVVAKLEAGAKVADIGCGHGASTVIMAQAFPNSRFVGFDYHAPSVTVATQRAEEGGVEGRARFFQGTAKSYPGDDYDLVCYFDCLHDMGDPVGAAKHAYESLKPDGSVLLVEPFANDTLDANTTPVGRLFYAASTFICTPNSLSQEVGLGLGAQAGEARLRKVFTEAGFTQFRRATETPFNLILEARK
- a CDS encoding LysR substrate-binding domain-containing protein, translating into MTVKQIRAFLAVAQSLSFAVACERLHLSQSALSLTIKALEEGLGGRLFTRNTRNVALTAEGESLLPLARRLIADWDNAEDELRQRFTLQRGRVTLAAMPSFAGNLLPPILKTFRARYPKVNVTVNDVINEQVLEMVRDRQVELGVAFEPTQSSSLEFTPLYIDRFVAVVPLDSPLAELDDIDWQTLLKEPFITLQRPSTVRVMLEEHLQARGMKLPVEFESHQLATVGRMVASGLGVSAVPALCAGQMRELGARCITLRDPVVERAIGVLTTGHELSAAAQALFDILKAENLGERLSTQ
- a CDS encoding CoA transferase subunit A, translating into MAGFDKRVYSYEEAMAGLEDGMTVISGGFGLCGIPENLIAEIQHRGTRDLTVVSNNCGVDGFGLGVLLVDRQIRKVVASYVGENALFEKQLLSGEIEVDLTPQGTLAEKMRAGGAGIPAFFTATGVGTPVADGKEVREFKGRQYLMEESITGDFAIVKGWKADHFGNVVYRHTAQNFNPLAATAGKITVVEVEEIVEPGELDPSQIHTPGIYVDRVICGTFEKRIEQRTVRK
- a CDS encoding DUF2063 domain-containing protein, whose amino-acid sequence is MDKPSLYQQQDTLTRYLRDPDHNAPPAGMDVARAQVYRDLVFSNLSSLLSGTFPVLVKILGDGEWRSLVRIFLRDYRAQTPKFGEIAQEFVEFLASEPLALSDGTWPPFMVELAHYEWVEMALQQSDAEPLPASDAALLLDQPLQVSPLAWPLAYGWPVQLLGPDYRPDSPPVQPTLLLVRRAEDWSVRFCELSPLAWRLLQRIEAFPQLTGRAQLEGSAAEAGMVGALEFIDSGLVLLRQMHGEGVIGTHQL
- a CDS encoding acetyl-CoA C-acetyltransferase; this translates as MQEVVIVAATRTAIGSFQGSLANVSAVDLGAAVIRQLLAQTGLDPAQVDEVIMGQVLTAGAGQNPARQAAIKAGLPFVVPAMTLNKVCGSGLKALHLAAQAIRCGDAEVIIAGGQENMSLSNYVMPGARTGLRMGHAQIVDTMISDGLWDAFNDYHMGITAENLAEKYSLPREQQDAFAAASQQKAVAAIEAGRFADEITPILIPQRKGDPLSFATDEQPRAGTTADSLGKLKAAFKKDGSVTAGNASSLNDGAAAVILMSAQKAKALGLPVLAKIAAYANAGVDPAIMGIGPVSATRRCLDKAGWSIDQLDLIEANEAFAAQSLAVAKDLEWDLNKVNVNGGAIALGHPIGASGCRVLVTLLHEMIKRDAKKGLATLCIGGGQGVALAIERA
- a CDS encoding DUF692 domain-containing protein; protein product: MQTPLTSAKATVGLGLRRGLMKDLQAAPVGAFDFLEVAPENWIGIGGAHGAAFRALAERYPLSCHGLSLSLGGPAPLDVGFLQEVRVFLDHYKVPLYSEHLSYCSDDGHLYDLLPLPFTEEAVHHVAARIWQAQDILGRRLVVENVSYYAAPQQDMDELTFTNAVLQEADCDLLLDVNNVYVNSINHGFDPQTFLAGIDAGRVVAMHVAGHFDESDTLKIDTHGASVKPVVWSLLAEAYGRFGVQPTLLERDFNFPVFSELVSELQTIRRLQGENRG
- a CDS encoding Nramp family divalent metal transporter, with translation MKFSLPKVGTAPFCPPEVAGTVAVDPSASFFKRVLRFAGPGLLVSIGYMDPGNWATAIEAGSRFGYSLLFVVLLASLAGMVVQCLCSRLGIATGRDLAQLSRERYSTRTARTQWLLAEISIIATDLAEVLGCALAFHLLLGCSLTFGIALTAFDTLLVLALQNRGFRRLEAIMLVLVGTIGACFFVELLLIKPYWPDVVRGFTPSLSAIGDAAPLYLAIGILGATVMPHNLYLHTSIVQTRMIGKDLASKQDAVKLARIDTIGSLALALLVNAAILILAAAAFYKTGHTDVVDIQDAYHLLDPLVGGALASVLFGVALLASGQSSTFTGTIAGQVIMEGYLNLRLPCWQRRLITRGLALIPAFIGVWLIGDGAIGKLLVLSQVVLSLQLPFALYPLIRMTNDQKLMGPFVNRLPTRGLAWGLFVVISGANSWLILQFVA
- a CDS encoding ATP-binding protein: MNLALHWPRTLASRLSLIFLIGLILAQALSFGAQYYERYESAKNTMLGNLETDVSTSLAILDRLPADERVNWLQRLERTNYSYLLNEGSPGTPMAASDVPIAVTSIQDAIGHDYPLTFTDIPGPKKHFQAHLKLKDGSPVTLDVRPKMVPLSPWLPAVLLGQLVLMIACTWLAVRIAIRPLTRLAQAVETLDPNTHAVHLDEKGPSEVIYAARAFNAMQARIAAYLKERMQLLAAISHDLQTPITRMKLRAEFMDDSSEKDKLWNDLGEMEHLVREGVAYARSIHGATEESRRTDLDSFLDSLVFDYQDMGKDVQLDGKSATVINTRPHALRRVLVNLIDNALKFAGAAELWVETKADGSLSVKVMDHGPGIAEEELAQVMEPFYRVENSRNRSTGGTGLGLAIAQQLALAIGGSLRLSNREGGGLCAELKLPATQ